A single region of the Nomia melanderi isolate GNS246 chromosome 12, iyNomMela1, whole genome shotgun sequence genome encodes:
- the LOC116426392 gene encoding cilia- and flagella-associated protein 53 — translation MKYSLKYLELLLMDSPGLAAHEDTVNERRQKLREVLLREQMSLTREVVDQAQHGDDARMDEMRERTEQLRKQQEEQRLALVAAKRMQQYLARCPEIREQMAKKYTVEVKESNLIQMAENEAKRRENEEIEKLWHNLMLRDVEAKKEREVEEAKTRCLGGREVVMTLEKQIAGKLALEEQKKQIQEEDREYVACLKEEMRKEELERLENERRKRDALKKELQGQVLGAKRRLAEKARREAEMDRLRDTLAAAELAKEKSKIKESSVVLRRELLAYLQYLEDVRKEEAMRDVAVDRIIEESAKEANARRDLAVKQFKEARKRVLQDVLRGRDEQMELQRQRERDEEEKRRLEREEMEKAIETEAKLTIYARQEDKDRKLRYKRDLEEQRKCADDCRRREAEGTEKWYREEAKRREEDLKLTDELLTASEDITPHPFKVLLKQCAARYAAEKEGQCYCPPPLSAE, via the coding sequence ATGAAGTATTCTTTGAAGTATTTAGAGCTATTGCTGATGGATTCCCCAGGACTAGCAGCCCACGAGGATACAGTGAACGAGCGAAGGCAGAAGCTTCGCGAGGTTCTGCTGCGCGAGCAGATGAGCCTGACCCGCGAGGTGGTCGATCAGGCCCAGCACGGCGATGACGCGAGGATGGACGAAATGCGGGAGCGGACGGAGCAGCTGAGGAAGCAGCAGGAGGAGCAGCGTCTGGCGCTGGTGGCTGCGAAAAGGATGCAACAGTACCTGGCCCGGTGTCCCGAGATCCGGGAGCAGATGGCTAAGAAGTACACGGTCGAGGTGAAAGAGAGTAACCTGATTCAAATGGCGGAGAACGAGGCTAAAAGGCGAGAGAACGAGGAGATAGAGAAATTGTGGCACAACCTGATGCTGAGAGACGTGGAAGCGAAGAAGGAGAGGGAGGTAGAGGAAGCTAAGACTCGTTGTCTCGGTGGCCGAGAAGTAGTCATGACTCTAGAGAAGCAGATAGCGGGCAAACTGGCCCTGGAGGAACAGAAGAAGCAAATTCAGGAAGAGGACAGGGAGTACGTGGCCTGTCTGAAGGAGGAGATGCGCAAGGAGGAACTGGAGAGGCTGGAGAACGAGCGTAGGAAAAGGGATGCGTTGAAGAAGGAACTCCAGGGGCAAGTGTTAGGCGCGAAGAGACGACTAGCCGAAAAGGCTCGCAGAGAGGCTGAAATGGACCGTTTGAGGGACACCTTGGCAGCAGCAGAGCTGGCTAAGGAGAAGAGCAAGATTAAGGAGTCCAGCGTTGTCCTGCGCAGGGAGCTATTAGCCTATTTGCAGTACCTGGAAGACGTCAGGAAGGAAGAAGCCATGAGGGACGTCGCCGTGGATCGCATCATCGAGGAATCAGCGAAAGAAGCTAATGCCAGGCGAGACCTCGCGGTGAAGCAGTTCAAGGAAGCTAGGAAGAGAGTTCTGCAGGATGTTCTTCGGGGTCGCGACGAACAAATGGAACTGCAGCGTCAAAGGGAAAGAGACGAAGAAGAGAAACGCAGGTTGGAGAGGGAGGAGATGGAAAAGGCTATCGAGACAGAGGCAAAGTTGACTATTTACGCCAGACAAGAGGATAAGGATCGGAAACTACGATACAAACGGGATCTAGAGGAGCAAAGGAAGTGCGCGGACGACTGCCGTCGCCGGGAAGCCGAGGGAACGGAGAAATGGTACCGGGAAGAGGCGAAACGGCGGGAAGAGGACCTGAAG